The segment CTGTTTTACGAAAGTCATGTCAATGGCAATGCCACGATCATTGATTACCTGGTCGAGATGATATTCCTCCCAGATGTTCTCTGGTACTTGAAACTTGGATAATTTCTGTTGTATTGACATCTCGGATTCCACATCGCGAATGTTATATACTTTAAACCGCTCCCATTTATCCATGTCGTGTTCTGGTAAATTACGAACTCGATCACCATTAGATTTTGTAGGGGAGCAAGGTGTACAGAAATATTTGATGAGGTCTTTACCCTCTGTTAGCTTTTGTTTCTCCAAACCTAGAACTGCACCGACTCCCTCCAAAGAAAGAGGTAATCCCATATATGCCGACCATATCATGGATAGGCTACACTAAGTTAGACAGAATAAATGAGGGGTTGTAAACTTAGACTAATAACTTAAGGGAGCGTGCTTTTATGACACGTCAACGTCGAACATTTACACCTGAATTTAAACTGCAAATGGTGAAGCTTTATGAAAACGGAAAGTCTCGTGCAGATATTGTCCGTGAATACGATTTAACTGCTTCAGCTCTTGATAAATGGATTAAAAATCATCAAGCAACTGGTTCTTTCGCTGCGAAGGATAACCGGACAGAAGAAGAAACTGAGCTAGATCGCTTACGCAAAGAAAACCAACGCTTATTGATGGAGAACGATATTTTAAAGCAAGCGGCGCTGATCATGGGACGAAAATAAATGTGATTCGTAACAACGCTCACAAGTATTCGGTATCAGCAATGTGTGCCGTCCTCGACATTAAAAGAAGTACGTATTATTACCATGCGGACCTTTCTGGTGAGCGTGCAAGAAAAGCTGAAGACGCCGCACTTTCAAAAGAAATCGAACGCATATTCAAAGCCAGTCGTAACAACTATGGAACACGTAAAATCAAAAAAGAACTGATGAAATTAGCAGAGCCGAAACAAGTATCAAGACGCCGAATTGGTCGTTTAATGAGCGAAATGGGCTTAGTTTCAAACTATACAGTAGCGCAATTTAAGCCTCATCAAGCCAACTGTAACGAAGCACCTGTAAAAAATGAATTACAACGTGAATTCAATCAGAACAAGCAATTAGCTGTTATTGTCAGCGATTTAACATACGTCCGTGTCGGAAAAAAGTGGCACTATGTATGCTTATTTGTCGACCTTTTCAATCGAGAAATCATCGGTCATAGTGCAGGTGAAAATAAAACCGCAGACCTTGTGTATAAAGCGTTAGCAAGTATTGAAGCCAATTTGAATGACGTGAAAATGTTTCATACAGATCGAGGCAAAGAGTTCGATAACAAGCTGATTTCAGAAGCACTCGAGACGTTCGGCATCCAACGATCACTCAGCATGAAGGGTTGCCCTTACGATAACGCCGTGGCCGAAGCGACATTTAAGGTATTTAAAACCGAATTCGCAAATCAAGCCCACTTCACTTCCCTTGAACAGCTCGCTCTTGAACTTGACGATTACGTTCATTGGTTTAACAACATCCGTATCCACGGAACTCTTGGCTATTTAACGCCGATGGAATTCAAGCTACAGCCCACATGATTTTTGTCCAGTTTAGTGTTGACATTCCATCATGGAACATTTCCAGGATGCGGGGTTAAGATATTCAGTAAGGTTAAGCCATTTTGATAGACACACACGCTCAAACATTGCATTGAAAGCCCACTTGGTAACGGAATCATCCATAAGTGCGTTTATAATTTCATCGGGGATTTCCTCCCCACTGGCAAGGTCAACCACCTGTACTTCACCGCCATCCACCGAATAACCAAATAGTAGAATTTCAAAATCATCACTCTCTGCATAACGGTAAACTCCAGACTTTTGAAGGTTGGCACTACTAAATGTTTCAATATCAATAGAAATAGAATTCATATATTACCGCCCTTTCCAATGCAAACGAGGTGGCAGAAGAACAACCTCCACCACCTCGTCTGTATTTATTCCTTATGCTAGAAAATCATCATCAATAGTTGTGAAGTCATCAGCTGCATTGGTCCTTCCACCTAAAGGCTCTCCATCTCTTATCTTCTGGATGTTGCCAAGACCACATGCTACACCCTTATTGCCATTAGAGTTAAAAGCATAGAAATTTAGGGATACTCTTGCATAACAACCGCTGTAAACCTCGTTGCGATCCAAGATAGGTCTAACCGCTTTATCTACTATTTGGGGTGGCGTCTTGCTGTTGGCATTTACAAAATAATGCCCTTTATAAGCCTCATCATCACGTTCTACATCACCATCACGAAGTGGCAGTTTGATAGCCGCCTTATTCGGCTTTTTACCACCAAACTGTGCAATGCCCTCTTCAATGGCTGCATCTACTGCTGCATTGATAGCATTGATGGTTTCCTTATCTGTTTTGGGAATCAATACGGATACGCTGTACTTTTCCGCTCCGCCATTGATGGATACGGGTTCCCAGCCGTGAAAGTAGCTGAGACGGGTGTTGACACTTGTAATAACCTTCGTTCTGTTTTGATTATTCATATTCCAATTCCTCCGTTATTTCGTTAAATTCGTTATTTACGTTTGATATATTCATAGCTGGTGTGTATTGCATAATAAAAGTGCAGACTAGTGCAGCGAATTTGTACAGAGTCTAGCACTTTTTTAGTGCAAAAAAATAGACTTGCCAGCCACCCCAAGTCACTCTACTGTTAAAGTGTCGAATTTTACCAGTGGAGGTTTGAAAGGATGCTAGCAATGTCTGAAGTTAATTGTATCAAAACATTACGAAATGAAAAAGGATTATCGATTACTGAAATCGCCAATACAATGCAAGTCAATTGGCGTACTGCCAAGAAATACGGTGATGGGGATCAGTTGCCGCAGGAGAAAACTCACCTGAAAAAAGGCATGATGTACGACGAAAAATGGGGAGAAATCGTAGTTGATTGGTTAGAAGAGGATTTAAAACTAAAGAAAAAATTACGCCGTACAAACAAGAAAATGCTTGAGGATCTAGTAAAGATGGGATTCAAAGGTTCTTACAGAACGCTTTGTAATTTTATTCAAGAATGGAAAGCAACAGAAGAAGAGGAAGCAGATAAAGGGCATGAACGTTTAAATCATCCAGGAGGAGAAGCACAGGTAGACTTCGGTGTAATGGAGGCTGTTCAAGATGGGGAAATTATTGATGTTCACGCATTAGTCATGTCATTCCCTGCAAGTAATACAGCATTTGCGGTGCCGATGCCTGGTGAAAACTTAGAATGTTTTTTAGGTGGACTTCAAATGTTGTTTAAACAGGCTGGTGGTATTCCTTTGAGCATTCGAATTGATAACCTAACACCTGCGGTGAAAAAAGTAAGAAAAGGAGATTCAGAGGCCCAATTAACCGAAGCCTTCCGACATTTCCAACAATATTACGGCTTTAAAGTGCAAGTGTGTAACCCACGCAAAGGAAATGAAAAAGGTCATGTAGAAAGAAAGGTTGGCTATGTACGCTATAATTTCTTTAGCTTGCCACCTGTCATTAAAGACCTTGAGGATTTAGGAAATCAATTAGAACAGCAGTTAGCAAATGATCGTCAACGAATTCATTATAAAAAGGAAGTACTGATTGATGAGCTATGGCAGCTTGAACAAAAGCAATTGATCAAATTACCTGAAGAACCATATCCGATATTTAAGCAGTTTCTGATAAAGTTTAATAAGTATAATGAATTCAAGCTTGATGGACATTTGATTCATGTACCAAGAGCAAGGAACTACGTCCAACTTTCTTGTGTGACATATTGGGATTCGTATAAAGTCATCACAAATGACGGTGAAATTCTATTATCTGATGCCCGTCCTTATATGAGAAAACGCCGTTTTATTCCTTGGAAGGAGATTTTAAAAGATTGGTTGAAAAAACCACGTGTTGTAGGGCATTCTCGTTATTCAAACTATTTACCAGCGCGTATTAAAGAGTATTTAACAGTGCCTTCGCTTGCCTTAAGAAAACAACGGATTAATGAATTACTGACGCTTTTACTCACACATGATATGAATGACATTGATCAAAACTTTTATAGTTATATTGGACGTGAGGTAGAAGAGACAGAACACCCTTACGGTGTGAATTGGACAGAATATGATGCCTTATCGCCAAAAGGAACGGAGGCGTTGAATCATGAATGAAGCGATTTTAACGCTCTGTAAGCAATTGAGATTGGCTTATGTGGCAGAAGCCATTAAAGTGGTACCTTTTACCGATCCAGAAGAATATATTTATCAAATTTTATTAAAAGAGCAGCTTGGCAGAGAACAAGCAAAAATAGCGCGTAATTTGAAGCAGGCACGTTTTATCGATACGAAGACGCTTGAAAGTTACCAGTGGCATAAAGATATTTGTTTACCTAGCCATTTAACAAAAGATGAATTAGAGCGACTAGATTTCATTCGAAGAAAAGAGAATATCATTTTAGTTGGAGCACCTGGAACAGGTAAAACTCATTTAGCTTCTGCACTTGGACGAAAAGCTTGTGAACAAGGATTTGAAGTGCGTTTTTATCGCGTTTCACATTTGGTTGAAGAATTAGAGCAAGCACTCCTTGTAGGGAAATTAAAGCAATTTAGAAGTAAATTAGAGAAAGTTGATTTAATGATTTTAGATGAAATGGGTTATTTGCCTTTTGGTAAAGAAGGAGCAGAATTACTGTTTCAAATTATTTCAGAGTTCTATGAACAAAAGAGCTTGATTATCACATCAAATTTAGAATTTAGTCAGTGGAACCGCATTTTCTCGGATTCACGTTTAACGGCAGCTCTGGTGGATCGTTTGATTCACCACGCCCATATTATTTCATACACGGGTCAGAGCTTCCGTTTAACCAATGCGTTGTCGAGAAAATAGAGAAAATATTGGGTGGCAATGCTCTGTATTTTTCGTTGCAATTCTCTGCACTTTTCTCTTGCAAAATACAGCAGTATCCGATCCATGCAAGAACGAAGTAAAGAGTTAATATCTGGTCGTTTACAAGACGTCGCTTATGAACGTATAGACGACCAAACGGAAGCCCTCATTTCCATGATTGGCGAACATCAAGTAGACTATCGTTTCTTTATTGGGTTTAAGCTGTTGCTGAAAGAAGAAGAAGTCAGTATGAAATCAATGGGGAAAAACATTAAAAATTCACTATCTTCATTTGTCCGTGATGCAAACCACCACCTGATGGGAGATTTTGTCTCGATGCCACATGAAGAAATGAGGCGTTTCTCTAAAATGGAATCTTTATTACAAAACAAAATTTCTAGACGTTTTAAGGTACGGCCATTAGATAAAAATGACTTTGGCTATCTGATTGAACATCTTCACGGTCAAACAGGAATTGCTTATGACGAATATGACTATGCCCTCCCTCTAAAGAAATTAAAAAAGGAAACTTTAGTGAAGCGTTATGACCTGATTAAACCGACTCGTTGTTTGATAGAGGAAAACCAACGGTATTTAAAAATCGAACAGGAAGAACAAACCACGTATGTGGCATACTTTACGATTAATTCCATTGTCGGTGATCTTGAGTTTCCATCTGATGAAATTTTTTATTATCAACAACAACAATTTGATTTTCAAATCGATACTTCCATGAACGTAGAAATTGTAACGAATAAAAAAGCGTTATCTACCGTTCGGAATAAGAAAAAGGAACTCAAAGACTTGGATAATCATGCCTGGGAATCCGATAATGAAACTGGCAGCAATGTCATCGACGCATTAGAACAGGTAAATGAATTAGAAGATGTGCTCGACCAAAGTAAAGAATCGATGTATAAATTAAGCTACGTGATTCGCGTGTCTGCTCCTAACTTGGACGAACTCAAACAGCGTTGTAATGAGGTAAAAGATTTTTATGATGATTTGAACGTAAAACTCGTTCGTCCGTTTGGAGATATGATCGGTTTACACAGTGAATTTATCCCAGCCAGTAAGCGGTATATGAATGATTATATTCAGTATGTTACATCTGATTTTTTGGCAGGACTTGGATTTGGGGCAACGCAAATGCTCGGAGAAACGGAAGGAATATATTTTGGCTACAATTTGGACACGGGAAGAAATGTCTATCTCAATCCCAGCCTGGCTAGTCAAGGAGTCAAAGGTTCTGTTACCAATGCGTTAGCTTCTGCATTCTTAGGTTCACTTGGTGGTGGGAAATCTTTTTCCAATAATCTATTAGTCTATTATGCCGTTCTCTTTGGAGGACAAGCACTCATTGTTGATCCAAAGGCAGAACGAGGAAAATGGAAAGAAACATTACCTGAAATCGCTCACGAGATTAATATTGTTAATTTAACGAGTGAAGATCAAAATAAAGGATTACTTGATCCTTATGTCATTATGAAAAAGAAAAAGGATTCAGAAAGTCTTGCGATTGATATTCTCACTTTCCTCACGGGTATTTCTAGTCGAGATGGTGAAAAGTTTCCAGTGTTACGAAGAGCGATTCGAGCTGTCAGTCAACAGGAAGAACGAGGCTTGCTTCTTGTGATTCATGAATTAAGAAGTGACCCTAATCCATTAGCGGGCCCTATTGCTGACCATATCGAGAGTTTTACGGATTATGACTTTGCCCACCTCCTCTTTTCAGATGGAACGGTGAAACATTCAATCAGTTTAGAAAAGCAGTTAAATATTATCCAAGTGGCGGATTTAGTGTTACCAGACGCAGAAACAAGTTTTGAGGAATATACAACGATGGAATTATTAAGTGTCGCCATGTTGATTGTCATTTCCACTTTTGCGTTAGACTTCATTCATTCCGACCGTAGCATTTTTAAAATTGTTGATTTGGACGAAGCCTGGAGCTTCCTACAAGTTGCACAAGGAAAAACACTTTCTAATAAATTGGTTCGTGCAGGGCGTGCCATGAATGCAGGTGTCTACTTTGTTACCCAGAACGCCGACGATTTAACCGATGAAAAATTAAAGAATAATATTGGTGTCAAGTTCGCTTTCCGTTCAAGAGATATGACAGAAATAAAGAAAACTCTTCAATTCTTTGGTGTGGATGCGGAAGATGAATCGAATCAAAGGCGATTACGGGAACTGGAAAACGGACAATGTTTAATTCAAGACTTATATGGGCGTGTGGGGATTATTCAAGTCCATCCTGTCTTTGAAGATTTATTTTATGCTTTTGACACGCGTCCACCGACACAGGAGAAGAAAGGTGGCGATTAATTTGAAAAAACAAAAATGGAAAAAGATTGTCTTAACGGTGGTACTTATTGGTACTGCCGTTTTTCTATGTCTTCTTTTACTTGGAACATTAGCTCAAGCAGCTGGCTTAGTTGATGATACGGTGTCAGAAGATAATCTCTATTCCTTGTACCCACTTGACCATTATCAATTAGATTTCTACGTGGATTCGGGTTGGGATTGGTTGCCGTGGAATTGGGATGATGGCATAGGTAAACAAGTCATGTATGGCTTATATACAATCACGAATTTCATTTGGATTATTAGCTTATATTTATCAAATGCAACAGGCTACTTAATCCAACAAGCTTATTCTCTCGATTTCATTTCCCAAACGGCAGACGCTATCGGGAAAAACATGCAAACATTAGCTGGAATTACCGCAAGTGGTTTCAGCAGTTCCGGATTTTATATAGGTTTTTTGCTTCTTTTCATTTTAGTGATTGGAATTTACGTGGCCTATACAGGCTTAATGAAACGGGAAACAACGAAAGCGATTCGGGCGATCCTAAACTTTTTAGTCGTGTTTATTTTGTCGGCTTCTTTTATCGCCTACGCTCCAACCTATATTACTAAAATTAATGATTTTTCAGCAGATATTAGTCAAGCAAGTTTAGGTTTAGGAACAAAAATCTTGATGCCGAACTCTAACAGTCAAGGAAAAGACAGCGTGGATATGATACGGAATAACCTCTTTTCCATTCAAGTGGAGCAGCCTTGGATGTTGTTGCAGTTTGATGATTCAGACAAAGAGACAATTGGCGAAGAACGTGTTGAATCCTTAGTTTCCATTAGCCCTGACGCCAATAATGGGAAAGATCGTGAAGATGCTGTCAAAGCAGAAATTGAAGATCACGACAATAAAAATTTAACGATTACGAAGACCACCACACGTTTAGGGATGGTCTTCTTTTTATTTATATTTAATATTGGAATATCCATTTTCGTGTTCCTACTATCGGGCATTATGATTTTCTCGCAAATTCTGTTTATCATCTATGCAATGTTCTTACCAATTAGTTTTCTACTTTCCATGATACCCACCTTTGAAAACATGGGAAAACAAGCGATTATGAAACTATTTAATGTGATTATGCTTCGGGCTGGGATTACGTTGATTATCACAGTAGCCTTTAGTATTTCATCCATGCTTTACAGTTTAACAACAAGTTTTCCGTTTTTCTTGATTGCCTTTTTGCAGATCGTGACGTTTGCAGGCATTTACATGAAACTCGGTGACATTATGAGCATGTTTAAACTACAAAGTAATGATTCACAACAAGTCGGACGTCAAGTCATGCGTCGTCCTTATCGAATGTTTAATCGGGGTAGTCGGCGATTACAGCGAACAATCGGACGCACCCTTGCAGGGGCAACAGCTGGAGCAACGGTCGGGGCAATGGTTGGAAAATCAAAGCAAACAAAAGGCTCGTTCTCTCCCCTACGCCCATCGCAACGGTTAACATCGACTACAAAAAATAACAAAGAACGGCCAACTGATCGCACGAAATCAACATCTTTAAGTCAGAAAGTAGGTCAAGTCACAGGAAAAGTGCTTGGTGCGAAAAGTCAGTTCCGTGCAAATATAGATCATCGTAAAGAACAACTACATGATTTACCTACTACTGCTCAATATGCGGTGATGCAAGGAAAAGAACAGCTTACA is part of the Lysinibacillus sp. FSL K6-0232 genome and harbors:
- a CDS encoding CD3337/EF1877 family mobilome membrane protein translates to MLLTRVHRHRRRKVAINLKKQKWKKIVLTVVLIGTAVFLCLLLLGTLAQAAGLVDDTVSEDNLYSLYPLDHYQLDFYVDSGWDWLPWNWDDGIGKQVMYGLYTITNFIWIISLYLSNATGYLIQQAYSLDFISQTADAIGKNMQTLAGITASGFSSSGFYIGFLLLFILVIGIYVAYTGLMKRETTKAIRAILNFLVVFILSASFIAYAPTYITKINDFSADISQASLGLGTKILMPNSNSQGKDSVDMIRNNLFSIQVEQPWMLLQFDDSDKETIGEERVESLVSISPDANNGKDREDAVKAEIEDHDNKNLTITKTTTRLGMVFFLFIFNIGISIFVFLLSGIMIFSQILFIIYAMFLPISFLLSMIPTFENMGKQAIMKLFNVIMLRAGITLIITVAFSISSMLYSLTTSFPFFLIAFLQIVTFAGIYMKLGDIMSMFKLQSNDSQQVGRQVMRRPYRMFNRGSRRLQRTIGRTLAGATAGATVGAMVGKSKQTKGSFSPLRPSQRLTSTTKNNKERPTDRTKSTSLSQKVGQVTGKVLGAKSQFRANIDHRKEQLHDLPTTAQYAVMQGKEQLTKPARDFKEGMKQAKEKRQKTDADRQAKHRQTIADRRQALDKKRPPSRKTASYERPVTHDVNESAHQDRLKNPTVQQREKTRPAAKSEHMKQFKLQRQLSSPDRKEHFTDNPKQPVKKENRSPNEERSRPKNSRTIIKRPSKPLKRTNRKQITKRPIHAVRRKR
- a CDS encoding DUF2815 family protein, whose protein sequence is MNNQNRTKVITSVNTRLSYFHGWEPVSINGGAEKYSVSVLIPKTDKETINAINAAVDAAIEEGIAQFGGKKPNKAAIKLPLRDGDVERDDEAYKGHYFVNANSKTPPQIVDKAVRPILDRNEVYSGCYARVSLNFYAFNSNGNKGVACGLGNIQKIRDGEPLGGRTNAADDFTTIDDDFLA
- a CDS encoding IS3 family transposase (programmed frameshift) — its product is MTRQRRTFTPEFKLQMVKLYENGKSRADIVREYDLTASALDKWIKNHQATGSFAAKDNRTEEETELDRLRKENQRLLMENDIFKASGADHGTKINVIRNNAHKYSVSAMCAVLDIKRSTYYYHADLSGERARKAEDAALSKEIERIFKASRNNYGTRKIKKELMKLAEPKQVSRRRIGRLMSEMGLVSNYTVAQFKPHQANCNEAPVKNELQREFNQNKQLAVIVSDLTYVRVGKKWHYVCLFVDLFNREIIGHSAGENKTADLVYKALASIEANLNDVKMFHTDRGKEFDNKLISEALETFGIQRSLSMKGCPYDNAVAEATFKVFKTEFANQAHFTSLEQLALELDDYVHWFNNIRIHGTLGYLTPMEFKLQPT
- the istA gene encoding IS21 family transposase; this translates as MLAMSEVNCIKTLRNEKGLSITEIANTMQVNWRTAKKYGDGDQLPQEKTHLKKGMMYDEKWGEIVVDWLEEDLKLKKKLRRTNKKMLEDLVKMGFKGSYRTLCNFIQEWKATEEEEADKGHERLNHPGGEAQVDFGVMEAVQDGEIIDVHALVMSFPASNTAFAVPMPGENLECFLGGLQMLFKQAGGIPLSIRIDNLTPAVKKVRKGDSEAQLTEAFRHFQQYYGFKVQVCNPRKGNEKGHVERKVGYVRYNFFSLPPVIKDLEDLGNQLEQQLANDRQRIHYKKEVLIDELWQLEQKQLIKLPEEPYPIFKQFLIKFNKYNEFKLDGHLIHVPRARNYVQLSCVTYWDSYKVITNDGEILLSDARPYMRKRRFIPWKEILKDWLKKPRVVGHSRYSNYLPARIKEYLTVPSLALRKQRINELLTLLLTHDMNDIDQNFYSYIGREVEETEHPYGVNWTEYDALSPKGTEALNHE
- the istB gene encoding IS21-like element helper ATPase IstB, with amino-acid sequence MNEAILTLCKQLRLAYVAEAIKVVPFTDPEEYIYQILLKEQLGREQAKIARNLKQARFIDTKTLESYQWHKDICLPSHLTKDELERLDFIRRKENIILVGAPGTGKTHLASALGRKACEQGFEVRFYRVSHLVEELEQALLVGKLKQFRSKLEKVDLMILDEMGYLPFGKEGAELLFQIISEFYEQKSLIITSNLEFSQWNRIFSDSRLTAALVDRLIHHAHIISYTGQSFRLTNALSRK